The Argonema galeatum A003/A1 genome contains the following window.
ACCAACTCTTTCAATTCCTAATCATCGAGAATTAGCACCAGGGTTACTGAGAAGTTTGATTGCGCTGGCTGGAATTACGGTAGATGAATTCCTTGCAAATAGATAAAAAATTGATATTAAGTTCTCTATATAGAGGTTTTATGGAAAACTCCCAAGCAGATATAAATCAACCCGTTAGGATTCTCACAGTACCCGACTTAGAAGCGCTATTAACAAAAGTTGTTCGCCAAGTAATCAAAGAAGAAATGATTAACTTGCCAAGTCAACAAGTACAACCTAAAGAAACATTAACAGAACATTCACTCGAAAAGTTTATGGAAACATTTGGCGCTTGGGAAGACGATCGCACTGATGAGGAAATCATCAAAGAGATATATGATGCAAGATCCTAAATTAGAAAGAGAGTGGGTTGAGAAGTGCGATCGCTCAACCTCTGTGTTAAAATTATCGTAACCAATTGAGGTGGCTGGCTATGAAATGGGAAGAAGTATGTGAAAATAAACAGTTGCAAGACTTACCCTTTAAAATTGAATTAAACAAATGGGGACAAATTGTAATGAGTCCAGCCAAACCAAAACATTCAGCCTATCAAGGTATTATTATCAGCATCCTAAGTTCGCTAAGAGAAACAGGTGTGGCATTTCCAGAGTGTGCAATTCAAACACAAGAAAATGTTAAAGTTGCTGATGTTGTTTGGTGTTCGGACGAAAGATTAGATGTTATTTTAGAAGAAACAGCAGCTTCTATTGCTCCTGAAATTTGTGTGGAAGTAAAATCTGCTAGCAATACTTTAGAAGAAATGCTGGAGAAAAAAGATTTATACTTTGCCGCAGGTGCAGAAGAAGTTTGGGTTTGCGATGCCCAAGGTAAAATGAGATTTTATAATCCACAAGGAGAATTAAGTAAATCTTTGTTAGTACCAGAATTTCCAGAGCAAATTCAACGCAGAAATCAACCTACAGCTTGATAGGGAAAATGGGAGTGCGATCGCTCTACTCGATGCGTAGCACGATCGCTTAAAATTACTATAGGCGATCGCACTAAATTTTGAGATACAATAGAAGTAGTAGCTTAAGAGGCGCAAAAGCTTATGATAGCAGAACTATTAGAGAAAACCAGAGGAGTAGAAGAACAATATTTTATTCTGCCAGGTTATTACAATTGGCAGCAATTCAAGGCAATTCAAGCTTTGATGGATGAAGTGGGTGGCGTGCGGTTATCTTATCTTGATGGGTGTGTGGAGTTTATGACACTTGGCGAAAACCATGAAATGCTCAAAAAAGCTATAGCCATCCTAGTGGAAATCTACTTCTTTGAGATGGATATTAACTTTATCCCCGTAGGTAGTGCAACTCGCGAGGATGAGAATAAAGGCGCTTCATTTGAACCGGATGAGTCATATTATATAGGAGAAAAAAAAGAGCATCCCGATTTAGCAATTGAGGTGGCAATTACTAGCGGTGGGACTAGAAAGCTGGAAAAATACAGGCGTTTTCAGATTGCAGAAGTGTGGTTTTGGCAAAATAATCAACTTGCTGTATATCGATTGCGGGAAGATAATTACGAGCAAGTCGATCGCAGTGAATTTTTACCAGAATTGGATTTAGAATTACTGGTGCGTTGCGTATTAATTCCATCCAGATTAGAAGCAAGGAAAGAGTTTTTAAATGGCATTCGACAGTAGGGATAAAATGAGTGCGATCGCAGGTACGTTGTTGCACTTTAGCGCGGCATCGCAACAACGTACCTAGTAATTAAATAAACTTAAAGATATATATGACAGAAGACACAGAATTTGAACTAAAAAACCGCGAGAAGGATAAGGAATTAAAAAGAAAGCAAAAGCGGATATCGTTTTGGGTGAAGGACATTTCTGTATTTATAGTTGCTCTCGTCATAATTTTACTAATTGACTTTTACGCATTCACAATCATGCAAAAGGGTAGCGCTTCTGAGGGAGAAATGAGATTTGCGATCGCAGCTCTTTCTTCTACAGTTATCGGTCTTCTTAGTTACATGGTTGGGAGAGCTAGCAAATAGGGATAATCAGGATATTATAGTTTAACATAGAATGGGTTGCCAGAGTGCGATCGCACTGAGTTTTCAGGCATAATAGAAGTAGTAGCTTCAGGAGGCGCAAACGCTCATGATAACACAACTACCAGAGAAAACTAGAGAATTAGAAGATCAGCGTTTCATTCTACCGGGATATTACAATTGGGAACAATTCAAGGCAATTGAAGCCTTGATGGATGAAGTGGACGGCGTGCGGCTATCTTATCTTGACGGGTGTGTAGAGTTTATGACTGTTGGCGAAAACCATGAAACGATTAAAAGTGTTTTGGCTATATTGCTAGCACTCTACTTTTTTGAAAAGGGGATTGAGTTTATCCCAGTCGGTAGTGCAACTCGCGAGGATGAAAATAAAGGTGCTTCATTTGAACCAGATGAGTCTTATTATATAGGAGAAAGAAAAGAACATCCCGATTTGGCAATTGAAGTAGCGATTACTAGCGGTGACTCTAGAAAGCTGGAACGGTATAGGCGTTTTCGGATTCCAGAAGTATGGTTTTGGAAAAATAATCAACTTTCTGTATATCGACTGACAGAAGATAATTACGAGCAAGTTTCTCGCAGTGAATTTTTGCCAGAATTGGATTTGGAATTACTGGTGCGTTGCGTGTTAATGCCATCGAGACTGGAAGCAAGAAGAGAGTTTTTAAATGGAATTCGGAAGCAGTAGTTGAATAAGTGCGATCGCAAATGAGAAACCAGGTTTCTTTTTTGGCTTCCACACGCATACTCCCGGTTTCTGCCCAGCTATATATCAGCTTTTCTTATATGGGTACTAAACCTGCCCACAGTACCTATAGCTTTTGCCAACGAGCGTCAGCACCCTGACCCCGATATTAGTACATTTGTTCTAAAAAGTTAAGCTCTAAACAGAAGTTAAAGCACAAACGCGGTTAAGTGATTTACTATTGATCTGTATCCCTAACTTAGGCGCAGGTTTCAAAGGTTGCTTCCACCAAGCGCCAGCTTTTGACATCCAACTTAAAGAACACACAGCCGTGCGACCAGATTTACAAGGTTTAGAGATTACGAAAGGTGAACTGAAACACTTGAGTGGTGTGAGTATTGATGCTGTCGTTAGACCTCCAACACCACGAAAGTTTTTAGAGGAAGTTTTTAACACCCTTTTGCTCATCGGACTAATTTTTGTCAGTAATTTTCTCTTAATTCTAGCTTTCCCGGATCATCGTCTGGCTTTAATTGCAGCCCATGCAGTTGTCGCCGCCATATTAATCATTCAGGATGCCATCAAAATTTTCTTTAGCTTAAATCACCGTCATTTTATCAATCTTATCGATGACGTTCACCGCTTTAATATCACAATTAAAGGCATAGATATTAACGATCAAATAGAAGCAGCCGGAAATCCCAGAGTTGGTTTAAAAGACCGAGATCGAGTAATTAAAGCCCTGAAACTGACCCGCGAAGATATCATTCGCGCCCTGAAGACCGAAAAAGTTCTCAGGGAAAACGAGCGGTTTATCAAAGTAAATCCAGACTTATTTGCCAATAACTTGACAGCTTTAGCAGCATTGCAAGTAAACGAACAGGCAAGTGAGTACGGGCGCATTTTAAACGAAGCATTTCAGATTGGTCTGAGCATCCAAGATGAGATGAAACAATTGAAAACTCGGCATTTAAATGAGTAAAAGGAATTGATATTCTGTGCGATCGGATATACAAGGATTAGAGATTACGAAGGGAGAATTGAGACACTTAAGCGGTGTCGATCCAGATGATGTGTTCAGATCCTCTATGCTGCGAGAGTCTGGCAAGCAATTGACTTTTTTATTTAACGAACTACTGATTGCTCTTGCTCTCACTCCCATCATCGTCGGGGCTCTTTATACCTTTATAATTAGACCGATACGCGGGGCATCGATCAATTGGGCTATTTTATTACTAATAATAGTGCCAATTTCGGTAATCGCTGGCAGATGGTTCTGGCTGAGAAGCAATAGTCCGAAATTACTTGTCAATTTGCTGGATGATGTAGATAGGTATCATGCTGTACTCCAAGCCATAGATATTAGCGATCGCTTAGAAACAGCCGGTTCCTCTGGCGGAGCTTTAACCGATCGGACCCAAGTAATTGCAGCACTTCAGCTGACGCGAGAAGATTTAATTCGCGCTTTGATGAGCGAGAGGATTTTGCGAGAAAATAAAAACTTGATTGCTGCCAATCCAGAACTGTTCACCAATAACTTGAGAGCTTTAGAAGCCATGCAAGTCAACACTCAAGCTGGTGAATACGGACGACTTCTGAATGAGGCATTGCAGATTGGCCTCAGCGTACAAGAAGAGATGCGAAAATTGCAACATCAGCGATCGCGTTAAAAATGGCAACCAAACCCAAAATTATTGTCCTAGATGATGACCCCACTGGTTCTCAGACCGTCCACAGCTGCCTGCTGCTGACCCGTTGGGATGTCGAGACATTGCGACTGGGGTTGAATGACGAGTCGCCCATTTTCTTTGTGCTGACGAATACTAGGGCGCTTACTCCAGAAGAAGCAGCCGATCGCACTCGTGAAGCCTGCCACAACCTCAAACTAGCACTAGAAGCGGAAACCCCTCCCCCAACCCCTCCCCGCAACGGAGAGGGGAGTCCGACTTCCCCCTCTAACCCCCCCCCGTTGACGGGGGGGCAGGGGGGGGTTCTAATTGTCAGCCGTTCCGACTCAACGCTGCGGGGGCATTACCCAGTCGAAACCGATGTCATTGCCGAAGAACTCGGCCCCTTTGACGCCCATTTCCTAGTTCCAGCCTTCTTCGAGGGAGGACGATTCACCCGCGACAGCGTGCATTACCTCATCGTCAATGGTGTCCCAACTCCAGTACACGAAACCGAGTTTGCCCGCGATTCCGTCTTTGGCTACCACCACAGCTACTTACCCAAGTATGTAGAGGAAAAAACCAAAGGGCGCATTCCATCTGAAACAGTGGAGCAATTTTTGCTGGCAGATATTCGCGCCGGAAGTCTGGAAAGACTGATGAACCTCACTGGTAATCAATGTGGCGTTGTCGATGGAGAAACCCAAGCCGATTTAAACCGCTTTGCAGCAGATATCCTCACCGCCGCAAGTCATGGCAAACGCTTCCTGTTTCGCAGTGCTGCCAGCATCTTAACCGCTTTGGCTGCCCTACCCCCGCAACCGATCGGCCCTGAAGATATGGCGCAGTACGTGCGGGAAGGCAAACCCGGTGCGGTGATCGTGGGTTCCCATGTGAAAAAGACTACCGAACAACTGGAAAGTCTTTTACAAGAACCGGGAATAGTTGCGATCGAAGTTGATGTTACTCGCCTAGTGGATGAGTCTGTAGGGGCGGGTTTAGCAGATCCCCCTGAAGGAGGACAGACAACCATTCAGCAAAACCCGCCCCTACGTGCCGCTTTGTTGGCAGAAACGCTCAAAACTGTCCATGATGCTCATGCTGGCGGTAAGACACCAGTAGTTTATACCAGCCGTCGAGAACTCACTTTTAAAGATACCGAAACACGCTTGCAATTTGGTGTAGCTGTTTCGGCTTTGTTGATGGATCTCGTGCGCGGATTGCCTGCCGATATTGGATTTCTGATTAGTAAAGGAGGGATTACCTCAAACGATGTATTGAGTACAGGTTTAGCCTTGACTTCGGCGCGACTGCTGGGGCAGATTTTGCCCGGTTGTTCGATCGTGCGAACTCCAACAGATCATCCCCAATTTCCTAATTTGCCGGTGGTGTTGTTTCCGGGTAATGTTGGCGATGCAGATGCTTTGGCAACAACTTATCGGCGGTTGTGCAAAAGTACACCGATAAGCTGAAAAACATTTAGAAAGTGTTCGATCGTAGGGTGCGTTGTAATGCACCCTACGATCGAGAGGGGAATAATGATGCTAGAATAAATAGATATGAGCGATCGCACTCTATGTTCATGCTGGCGACACGCTCAAGCGTTCGACCTCATCTACCTTACTCTTGTCAGGTCAGTAGCTCCCTTCCCTATATTTCTGTTCTGAGCTTAAGCCTGGAAACGCTAGAATCATTCAAAACAGCCACGCTGAGAGAGGATGTAAACAATGTCACTTGCACCAGTTGAAGAAAAAATGTGGGAGAAATCTCCCTCAAAAACTCGCACTAAAAAATCTGAGGATGAGATTAACAAGAAGTACGAATCACAAGAGAAGAGAATACTTACCGAAATCAACCGTGAAAAGCTTCCGAGTTTTGTCGAAGCGTTATCAAAAAATCCTAAGTACATGAATTTGCGCCCATTTTATCAGAGAAGGGCGCGTTGGGATAACAAGATGAAGTCACTACTGATCGAGTCGTTTCTAATTAACATTCCCGTTCCGTCTATTATTCTTTATGAGATTGATTATAACTCTTATGAAGTAATGGATGGTCAACAGAGAATCAGCGCTATTCAGGATTTTTATACAAATGAATTCGCGCTGACTGGACTTGAAATTTGGCCAGAACTAAATCAACTTAAATACGAGCAACTTTCTGTGAAAATTCGGGCAGGTCTTGATCGTCGTTCTATATCATCTATAGTAATTCTTAGAGAATCAACCTCCGATCCGGAAGAAGCTTTATTTCTAAAACAGAAGACCTTCGAGCGTCTTAATACTGGTGGAGTGGATTTAAGTCCGCAAGAAGTCAGAAACTGCTTGTATTATGGAAAATTTGATTCCCTATTAATAGAATTATCACGTCATCCCATATTTGCTAAAGCTTGGGGAATTCCTATCGACGATAACAGTCCAGAATTATCAATAAATACTCTTTATAAAAAGATGGAAGATGCAGAGTTAGTTCTCCGTTTTTTTGCTTTGCGAAATGTAGAGCATTTCCGTAATGGTATGGAGGGATTTCTCGACATCTACATGATGAGAAGCTTGGATTTTTCTGAGCAAGACATTAAATTTTTCAAAGATATTTTTTTACAAACAATCAATCTGTCTCACCAAATTTATGAAGAAAATTTGTTCAAACCCTTTGTGCCGGAGTCTGGAACTTGGCAGAAAAAATCTTATAAAGCTTACTATGATGCTGTTATGGTTGGGTTTAGCAGCCATTTGCATGAAGCAGAAATATTGATTGCTCGGAAATCAAGAGTAATTGAAGAAACAAAGAAGCTCTTTAATAAGCAAGAATCGCGTCTTTTAACAGGTGAGGGTAGAACTAAGGCTGATATCCAGGATCGAATTAGGATATTTGACGAAATGCTCTCCCAAGTTATTGGGGAGTAGCTTGCAATGTTTGATGAGCTTCTCAAGATAGTAAGTGTCAATGTTTCCACTGTACGTAAAATTATCCAGACTAACGATAGGCTTAGAGGGATTGTATTTAGAGAGGACACCACAATACAACAGGAATTAGACGAAAATACGCATCTGACTAAATTAATAGAAGCTATTCCTAGTGAACGAGAGTGGCAAGTTTACGATCACTGTGCTGTAGTTACAAGGTTGTATGCTATTTATGAGCGATTTGTTGAGGATTTAATTGCAGAATGGCTTGAACTTTTACCCGGTATTGTTACAAAATATTCAGATTTGGAAGAAAGAATTAAAGATACACACCAGATAGGTGTGGGAAGATTATTACTAGACCTTAAGAAAAAGAGATTTGAACACCTGTCTCTTAATGAGGTGATTCAAGGTTTATTTAATGGAGTAACTGGTAAGAAAAAATACAAATTAATCTCTGATGCTTTTTTATTACACGAACAAAATTTACGCAGAGAAGTCCTAGAAAAATTATTTGCTGATGCTGGGATCTCGAACGCATGGGGTTGGGTGGATAAGCATAGAAAGGTTAAGCAATTTATAGAGGAGGTTCGAGGGAGTCAAAATACTGCGGAAGGAGAGCTAAATGAATTAATTACCTATCGAAATGATGCAGCACACGGATCTATTGTAGATGATATTCTCGGTACTGAAAAACTGCTAGAATTGGGTGACTTTGTAGAGGCTTTGTGCCAATCTCTAGCGGAGTTAGTAACTTTTCAAGTTATTTCACGGCAAACTGCAATAGGTAAAGCTGAGGAAATAGGTCAAATTACAGAGTGGTTTAAGAAGCATAAAGCAGGAGTAGGGAAAGTTAAGGAAATCACTTTGTCTGTGGGAAGAAAACTTTTTCTGGTTAACGAGGCATCCTCATACTGTCGGTTCGCTACGATTGAGAGTATTATGATTAATGATATTTCTAAGAAACGGGTTGTAATTACCAGCGAACAGGAGGTGGGGTTAAAGTTTTTTGATATTGATGCGAAAAAAGGGTTGAGACTTTATATACAAAAAAAGGGTTATACACGAAAAAAGGGTTAAGCCTTTATGTAACTGAATAAAAAAGCGATCGCTCTTTTTATTCAGGATTGCACCGAAGTCAGCTTGCAAGAAGAGGTGGATGAAGGTTTACGAGCAGTTCTGTACCTCTAACGATCGCTCGATTTGTGACAGCAATAGAATAAGATCGTGGCGATCGCCAAAACTGGTTTTCACACCGATCGCCTATTCACCCGCCCGATCGGGTTAAAATTGATAGCTAATCTGCCTCTAGCGCCACAACTGCATGACTGTCGATTCTTCTGTTCCTTCCCCAGTCGAGACAATTCCCGAAAGTCCCCCGCAACCAGTTCTCCCCCTGCAAGTCCACCTCAAAGGTGAAGAGGGACGGCTGTTATTATTGTTGCCCCCAGAAACGCCAAACTTGGATGGATCTCCGACTACGCTTACTTGGCCCGATCTTTGGCTACAGCTCAAGCAGCGTCTTAATGCTAGCGAACGCTTCTGGCAAACCAATACACCAGTGCATCTCATGGCCCAAGACCGACTTTTAGATGGACGGCAGTTACAAGAAATTGCCGACGCGCTTTCAGAATCTCAACTAAAGCTGGAGCGAGTTTATACCAGTCGTCGCCAAACTGCCGTTGCTGCGGCTGCTGCTGGTTACTCTGTAGACCAACTCTCAGCAGCGATCGCATTTCTAAATAAACCTAACTCCCAACCAGGACAGGCGCTTGCCGAACCCTTATACCTGCAAACAACCTTACGCTCAGGGGTAGAAGTTCGTCACCCCGGCACTGTGGTACTCTTGGGAGACGTTAATCCTGGCAGTTCGGTAGTCGCTGATGGCGATATTATAATTTGGGGTCGTCTGCGGGGATTGGTTCATGCCGGTGCCAAAGGCAACGCCCAGTGTTTGATTATGGCTTTACAGATGGAACCCACTCAGCTCCGAATTGCAGATAATGTGGCTAGGGCACCAGAA
Protein-coding sequences here:
- a CDS encoding Uma2 family endonuclease: MKWEEVCENKQLQDLPFKIELNKWGQIVMSPAKPKHSAYQGIIISILSSLRETGVAFPECAIQTQENVKVADVVWCSDERLDVILEETAASIAPEICVEVKSASNTLEEMLEKKDLYFAAGAEEVWVCDAQGKMRFYNPQGELSKSLLVPEFPEQIQRRNQPTA
- a CDS encoding Uma2 family endonuclease, with amino-acid sequence MIAELLEKTRGVEEQYFILPGYYNWQQFKAIQALMDEVGGVRLSYLDGCVEFMTLGENHEMLKKAIAILVEIYFFEMDINFIPVGSATREDENKGASFEPDESYYIGEKKEHPDLAIEVAITSGGTRKLEKYRRFQIAEVWFWQNNQLAVYRLREDNYEQVDRSEFLPELDLELLVRCVLIPSRLEARKEFLNGIRQ
- a CDS encoding Uma2 family endonuclease, with amino-acid sequence MITQLPEKTRELEDQRFILPGYYNWEQFKAIEALMDEVDGVRLSYLDGCVEFMTVGENHETIKSVLAILLALYFFEKGIEFIPVGSATREDENKGASFEPDESYYIGERKEHPDLAIEVAITSGDSRKLERYRRFRIPEVWFWKNNQLSVYRLTEDNYEQVSRSEFLPELDLELLVRCVLMPSRLEARREFLNGIRKQ
- a CDS encoding four-carbon acid sugar kinase family protein translates to MATKPKIIVLDDDPTGSQTVHSCLLLTRWDVETLRLGLNDESPIFFVLTNTRALTPEEAADRTREACHNLKLALEAETPPPTPPRNGEGSPTSPSNPPPLTGGQGGVLIVSRSDSTLRGHYPVETDVIAEELGPFDAHFLVPAFFEGGRFTRDSVHYLIVNGVPTPVHETEFARDSVFGYHHSYLPKYVEEKTKGRIPSETVEQFLLADIRAGSLERLMNLTGNQCGVVDGETQADLNRFAADILTAASHGKRFLFRSAASILTALAALPPQPIGPEDMAQYVREGKPGAVIVGSHVKKTTEQLESLLQEPGIVAIEVDVTRLVDESVGAGLADPPEGGQTTIQQNPPLRAALLAETLKTVHDAHAGGKTPVVYTSRRELTFKDTETRLQFGVAVSALLMDLVRGLPADIGFLISKGGITSNDVLSTGLALTSARLLGQILPGCSIVRTPTDHPQFPNLPVVLFPGNVGDADALATTYRRLCKSTPIS
- a CDS encoding DUF262 domain-containing protein — translated: MSLAPVEEKMWEKSPSKTRTKKSEDEINKKYESQEKRILTEINREKLPSFVEALSKNPKYMNLRPFYQRRARWDNKMKSLLIESFLINIPVPSIILYEIDYNSYEVMDGQQRISAIQDFYTNEFALTGLEIWPELNQLKYEQLSVKIRAGLDRRSISSIVILRESTSDPEEALFLKQKTFERLNTGGVDLSPQEVRNCLYYGKFDSLLIELSRHPIFAKAWGIPIDDNSPELSINTLYKKMEDAELVLRFFALRNVEHFRNGMEGFLDIYMMRSLDFSEQDIKFFKDIFLQTINLSHQIYEENLFKPFVPESGTWQKKSYKAYYDAVMVGFSSHLHEAEILIARKSRVIEETKKLFNKQESRLLTGEGRTKADIQDRIRIFDEMLSQVIGE
- a CDS encoding MAE_28990/MAE_18760 family HEPN-like nuclease is translated as MFDELLKIVSVNVSTVRKIIQTNDRLRGIVFREDTTIQQELDENTHLTKLIEAIPSEREWQVYDHCAVVTRLYAIYERFVEDLIAEWLELLPGIVTKYSDLEERIKDTHQIGVGRLLLDLKKKRFEHLSLNEVIQGLFNGVTGKKKYKLISDAFLLHEQNLRREVLEKLFADAGISNAWGWVDKHRKVKQFIEEVRGSQNTAEGELNELITYRNDAAHGSIVDDILGTEKLLELGDFVEALCQSLAELVTFQVISRQTAIGKAEEIGQITEWFKKHKAGVGKVKEITLSVGRKLFLVNEASSYCRFATIESIMINDISKKRVVITSEQEVGLKFFDIDAKKGLRLYIQKKGYTRKKG
- the minC gene encoding septum site-determining protein MinC translates to MTVDSSVPSPVETIPESPPQPVLPLQVHLKGEEGRLLLLLPPETPNLDGSPTTLTWPDLWLQLKQRLNASERFWQTNTPVHLMAQDRLLDGRQLQEIADALSESQLKLERVYTSRRQTAVAAAAAGYSVDQLSAAIAFLNKPNSQPGQALAEPLYLQTTLRSGVEVRHPGTVVLLGDVNPGSSVVADGDIIIWGRLRGLVHAGAKGNAQCLIMALQMEPTQLRIADNVARAPEKPPAEFYPEVAYVTPQGIRIARATGFVRPNLS